One stretch of Hydrogenovibrio kuenenii DSM 12350 DNA includes these proteins:
- a CDS encoding FAD-linked oxidase C-terminal domain-containing protein — translation MNVVQELLQSFSREQIIVDDEQKAPFECDGLSAYREKPLAVVLPASIEEVQLALNICRKYKTPVITRGSGTGLSGGALPTQDGVVLGLSKMNRILNIDPLARTAVVEPGVRNITISQEAAPHNLYYAPDPSSQVACSIGGNVAENSGGVHCLKYGLTVHNVLAIKVITLDGEELTLDYKDDGIDLLALLNGSEGLLGIIVEIKVKLLPKAEASQLIMAAFHKVSDCANAVTNILKSGIIPAGLEMMDQFSIEAAEAFAHVGYPLEAAALLLCEVDGNQYQVEADTKKVSSLLNENGAYLLKLSQNDEERIALWQGRKNAFPAVGRLSPDYYCMDGTIPRNKLAYVLDQIDDMSKRYELKVANVFHAGDGNLHPLILYDAQIPGELEKTEQFGAEILKLCIDVGGTITGEHGVGVEKLDSMCQQFSAPEIEIFHQIKQVFDPENLLNPGKAVPTLHRCAELGQMHVHHGELPFAHLERF, via the coding sequence ATGAATGTTGTTCAAGAATTATTACAAAGCTTCTCGCGGGAACAAATCATCGTAGATGATGAACAAAAAGCGCCATTTGAATGCGACGGTCTTTCTGCCTATAGAGAAAAGCCACTAGCAGTAGTGCTTCCTGCATCAATTGAAGAAGTACAGCTCGCACTTAACATTTGCCGAAAGTATAAAACGCCTGTTATTACAAGAGGTTCTGGTACAGGACTTTCTGGAGGCGCTCTGCCAACACAAGATGGCGTAGTGCTTGGTTTAAGCAAAATGAACCGCATTTTAAACATTGACCCACTAGCCAGAACTGCAGTTGTTGAGCCTGGCGTAAGAAACATTACCATCTCGCAAGAAGCTGCACCCCACAACCTCTATTATGCACCAGACCCCTCTTCTCAAGTAGCCTGCTCCATTGGTGGAAATGTTGCCGAAAATTCTGGCGGCGTACACTGCCTTAAATACGGCTTAACGGTTCATAATGTTTTAGCAATCAAAGTCATTACTCTAGATGGTGAAGAGCTAACTCTTGACTACAAAGACGACGGCATTGACTTGTTAGCTTTACTTAATGGTTCTGAAGGGCTACTGGGCATTATCGTTGAAATCAAAGTAAAACTTTTGCCAAAAGCTGAAGCTTCTCAACTTATTATGGCCGCTTTCCACAAGGTTAGTGACTGCGCGAATGCTGTGACAAATATTTTAAAATCCGGCATTATCCCCGCTGGCTTAGAAATGATGGATCAATTCTCCATTGAAGCCGCTGAAGCTTTTGCGCACGTTGGTTATCCGCTAGAAGCCGCGGCATTGCTACTCTGTGAAGTAGATGGCAACCAATATCAAGTGGAAGCTGATACCAAAAAAGTTTCCTCACTTCTCAATGAAAACGGCGCCTATTTATTAAAACTTTCCCAAAATGATGAAGAACGAATCGCTCTTTGGCAAGGTCGCAAAAATGCTTTCCCAGCTGTAGGGCGACTGTCTCCAGATTATTACTGCATGGACGGAACTATACCCAGAAATAAACTGGCGTATGTTTTAGATCAAATCGATGACATGTCCAAACGCTACGAGCTAAAAGTCGCCAACGTGTTTCACGCTGGTGATGGAAATCTACACCCTCTCATTCTGTATGATGCACAAATTCCAGGTGAACTCGAAAAAACAGAGCAGTTTGGCGCTGAGATTTTAAAACTCTGTATTGATGTCGGTGGCACCATAACAGGTGAACATGGCGTTGGCGTAGAGAAACTTGATTCTATGTGCCAACAATTTTCGGCACCAGAAATTGAAATTTTCCATCAAATCAAACAAGTATTTGATCCAGAAAACCTATTAAATCCTGGCAAAGCCGTCCCCACTCTACACCGTTGTGCTGAGCTTGGGCAAATGCACGTTCACCACGGCGAACTGCCTTTTGCACACTTGGAGCGCTTTTAA
- a CDS encoding FAD-binding protein, translating to MSITHLQEQIKQAAHEKQRLQIIGNQSKVSLIDNHTPLEIGGYTGVTSYDPAELVVTVKTGTKIADLQQELAQHNQMLAFDTPDYGDSTIGGSYACGLSGPSQPFFGALRDFVLGIKMIDGKGQALTFGGEMIKNVAGYDVARMLVGSKGLFGVVTEISLKVLPLMEEKTYSMEMGQADAIIKMNEMAGTALPISGCAYYQGKLYYRLIGIHPPQSAMPEDNTIWQKVNPFRPEISGKQKLWRVSIDSMHPPIHNTLLIDQVGARRWIVSEHKPDVSHVDLWDLQDKKRRPSFDSHPKITDIKKGLKSVFDPYGIFH from the coding sequence ATGTCTATAACGCACCTCCAAGAGCAGATCAAACAAGCTGCACACGAAAAACAGCGATTACAAATCATCGGCAATCAAAGCAAAGTTAGCCTTATTGACAACCACACACCATTAGAGATTGGGGGCTATACAGGAGTTACGAGCTACGACCCTGCCGAGCTAGTTGTCACCGTCAAAACCGGTACCAAAATAGCCGACTTACAACAGGAGTTAGCGCAACACAATCAAATGCTTGCTTTTGACACACCTGACTATGGTGATTCAACGATTGGTGGTAGCTACGCCTGCGGACTATCAGGTCCTTCGCAGCCTTTTTTTGGAGCTCTTAGAGATTTTGTTTTAGGCATCAAAATGATCGATGGAAAGGGGCAAGCCCTGACATTTGGTGGCGAAATGATCAAAAACGTCGCTGGGTATGATGTCGCGCGTATGTTGGTTGGCTCGAAAGGACTGTTTGGTGTCGTGACTGAAATTAGCTTGAAAGTTTTACCTCTCATGGAAGAAAAAACTTACTCGATGGAAATGGGACAAGCAGATGCCATCATCAAAATGAATGAAATGGCAGGAACTGCTTTGCCTATTTCCGGCTGCGCATATTATCAGGGCAAACTCTACTACCGCTTAATAGGTATTCACCCGCCACAATCTGCAATGCCAGAAGATAATACAATTTGGCAAAAGGTAAACCCTTTTAGACCCGAAATCAGTGGAAAACAAAAACTCTGGCGAGTCAGCATTGACTCAATGCATCCGCCAATACACAACACTCTATTAATTGATCAGGTTGGCGCAAGACGCTGGATTGTTAGTGAACACAAGCCGGATGTATCTCATGTGGATTTGTGGGATTTGCAAGACAAAAAACGCCGTCCATCTTTTGATTCTCATCCAAAAATTACTGACATTAAAAAGGGATTAAAGTCAGTTTTTGACCCTTACGGAATTTTCCATTAG
- the glcF gene encoding glycolate oxidase subunit GlcF, with product MKTELSKDLLATPDGQTADKILRACVHCGFCLSACPTYGLLGDELDSPRGRIYLIKQALEDNKVSNNSLKHLDRCLTCRSCETTCPSGVEYGHLLDIGRKVMEEKSPRPWHQRIIRYTLRTLLNSPKTFNFLTALAPWTRHHRINQNLLRQTESQANVLHSSKNILLISGCVQPALAPNINLATKNVLYRLGYHVTETPQSQCCGSVNHHLSGEEDALRQIKSNIDAWIEHLDQGFEAIISNASGCGVMIKDYAHLLKNDLDYADKAKRIVDHTYDISEFLVDKDLSQFKRDTNQHIVFQSPCTLQHGQKLPGRVETLLSNLGFTLSPVKDSHLCCGSAGTYSILQKKLSYQLRDNKIESLLKEAPEIIVTANIGCLMHLQKGTSTPVKHWIELL from the coding sequence ATGAAAACTGAACTTTCGAAAGACCTACTAGCAACCCCAGACGGACAAACCGCCGACAAAATTTTGCGTGCATGTGTTCATTGTGGGTTTTGTTTATCTGCTTGCCCAACTTATGGACTTCTCGGCGATGAGCTCGACTCTCCTCGAGGGCGAATTTATCTTATCAAGCAAGCATTAGAAGACAACAAAGTTTCGAATAATTCTTTAAAACACCTTGATCGCTGCTTAACCTGCCGTTCATGTGAAACTACTTGCCCATCTGGCGTTGAATATGGCCACCTACTCGATATTGGTCGAAAGGTGATGGAAGAAAAAAGTCCGCGACCATGGCATCAGCGCATCATTCGTTACACTTTGCGCACACTCCTTAACTCGCCAAAAACTTTTAATTTTTTAACCGCTTTAGCTCCTTGGACTAGACACCATCGCATCAATCAGAACTTACTAAGACAAACAGAATCCCAAGCCAATGTGCTTCATTCCTCCAAAAACATCTTATTAATTTCGGGATGTGTACAACCCGCTTTGGCTCCCAACATTAATTTGGCAACAAAAAATGTCTTGTACCGACTTGGTTATCACGTCACAGAAACACCACAATCTCAATGCTGTGGCTCTGTTAATCATCACCTTTCCGGCGAAGAGGATGCCTTGCGCCAAATAAAGAGCAACATTGATGCTTGGATAGAGCACCTTGACCAAGGTTTTGAAGCCATTATTTCAAATGCGAGTGGCTGTGGTGTCATGATTAAGGATTATGCACACCTATTAAAAAATGATTTAGACTATGCGGATAAAGCAAAACGCATAGTTGACCACACTTATGATATCTCAGAGTTTTTAGTCGACAAGGATTTGTCTCAGTTTAAAAGGGACACTAATCAACATATCGTATTCCAGTCACCTTGCACATTACAACATGGTCAAAAACTACCAGGCAGGGTTGAAACCTTATTATCAAACCTTGGTTTTACGCTTAGCCCTGTAAAGGATTCTCACCTCTGTTGTGGCTCCGCTGGCACCTATTCCATATTACAAAAAAAATTATCTTATCAACTTAGAGACAACAAGATTGAGTCGCTTTTAAAAGAAGCTCCCGAAATCATTGTTACTGCTAACATTGGGTGTTTGATGCACCTCCAAAAGGGGACAAGCACACCAGTTAAACATTGGATTGAACTTCTATAA
- a CDS encoding formate--tetrahydrofolate ligase: MSDIEIAQRADMKPIIGLAAEKFGIPAEHLDPYGHYKAKLSLEYVDNLSHQTQEGKLILVTAISPTPAGEGKTTTTVGLGDALNRIGKKTIMCLREPSLGPCFGMKGGAAGGGYSQVVPMEDINLHFTGDFHAIGVAHNLLAAMIDNHINHGNALDIDPRRIKWKRVVDMNDRALRQITVGQGGPANGYLREDGFDIVVASEVMAILCLATNRADLKERLGRIVIGYKTDKVTPVYASDLKAHGAMAALLKDAIKPNIVQTLENNIALVHGGPFANIAHGCNSVTATKTALKLADYAVTEAGFGADLGAEKFLNIKCRSAKLAPSAVVIVATVRALKFHGGVDRIHLNQENLEAVNDGFENLERHIINVTQNFKLPCVVCINHFTYDTDAETDMVIEKCAELGIKCVVSKHWAEGGAGAEILAQEVINLVENSTITPDNLNLLYPDDMPIWNKIQTITTKLYGASGITASDKVKNDIAALQEKYGHLPICMAKTQMSFSTNPDLKGAPKNHTIEISQVKLEHGAGFIVAIAGNMMTMPGLPKTPTAEKIDIDDNGVITGLF; encoded by the coding sequence ATGTCTGATATTGAAATTGCGCAACGCGCAGACATGAAACCCATTATCGGATTAGCTGCTGAGAAATTCGGGATTCCAGCAGAACACCTTGATCCTTATGGTCATTACAAAGCCAAACTCTCATTAGAGTATGTGGACAACCTATCTCACCAAACTCAAGAAGGTAAGCTTATTTTGGTGACGGCTATCAGTCCTACACCAGCTGGTGAAGGGAAAACCACTACAACGGTTGGTCTTGGCGATGCTTTAAATCGAATTGGTAAAAAAACAATTATGTGCTTAAGAGAACCTTCTCTTGGCCCTTGCTTTGGTATGAAGGGTGGCGCAGCAGGCGGTGGTTATTCGCAAGTTGTTCCAATGGAAGATATCAACCTTCACTTTACTGGAGACTTCCATGCGATTGGTGTAGCACACAACCTACTTGCTGCCATGATTGATAATCACATCAACCACGGCAATGCTTTAGACATAGACCCAAGACGCATAAAATGGAAGCGTGTCGTTGATATGAATGATCGGGCTTTGCGCCAGATCACCGTTGGCCAAGGTGGCCCTGCAAACGGTTATCTTCGTGAGGATGGATTCGACATCGTTGTGGCCTCTGAAGTGATGGCGATTCTTTGCTTGGCAACCAACCGTGCTGACCTCAAAGAACGCTTGGGGCGTATCGTCATTGGTTACAAAACTGACAAAGTGACGCCGGTATATGCGAGCGACCTGAAAGCACACGGAGCTATGGCTGCGTTATTAAAAGATGCAATCAAGCCTAATATCGTCCAAACTTTAGAAAACAACATTGCGTTAGTGCATGGTGGCCCATTTGCCAATATAGCACACGGCTGCAACTCAGTCACAGCAACAAAAACCGCATTAAAGCTGGCTGATTACGCCGTTACAGAAGCTGGGTTCGGAGCGGATTTAGGTGCAGAAAAATTCTTAAACATTAAATGTCGTTCGGCAAAACTTGCTCCATCAGCAGTTGTCATCGTCGCTACCGTTCGTGCACTTAAATTCCACGGTGGTGTTGATAGAATCCACCTCAACCAAGAAAATCTAGAAGCGGTTAACGATGGTTTTGAAAACTTAGAACGTCATATCATCAATGTCACACAAAACTTCAAACTACCTTGTGTCGTGTGCATCAATCACTTTACTTATGACACAGATGCCGAAACCGATATGGTGATTGAAAAATGTGCTGAATTAGGCATTAAGTGCGTTGTTTCAAAACATTGGGCTGAAGGTGGTGCTGGCGCAGAAATCTTGGCACAAGAAGTCATCAACTTAGTAGAAAACTCTACCATCACACCTGACAATCTTAATTTGCTATATCCTGATGACATGCCTATTTGGAACAAGATTCAAACCATCACCACCAAACTTTACGGTGCTTCTGGCATTACAGCGAGTGACAAGGTTAAAAACGACATTGCTGCTTTGCAGGAAAAATACGGCCACTTGCCTATCTGTATGGCAAAAACGCAAATGTCCTTTTCAACCAACCCTGACCTGAAAGGTGCGCCCAAAAACCATACCATTGAGATCAGTCAGGTAAAACTCGAACATGGTGCTGGGTTTATTGTTGCCATTGCAGGTAATATGATGACCATGCCAGGCCTACCTAAGACTCCAACTGCTGAAAAAATAGATATTGATGATAACGGTGTAATAACTGGACTTTTCTAA
- the ccoS gene encoding cbb3-type cytochrome oxidase assembly protein CcoS — protein MDVVFGLIPAMLLVGFLAVVVFIIMGKTGQFDDLDGAANSIFMDDEYEEDERTAQKEAQQQVEQQDKNS, from the coding sequence ATGGATGTTGTATTTGGTTTAATTCCAGCAATGTTATTGGTTGGTTTTTTGGCTGTTGTTGTCTTTATTATCATGGGCAAGACAGGCCAGTTTGATGATCTTGATGGCGCAGCAAATAGTATTTTCATGGATGATGAATACGAAGAAGATGAAAGAACAGCGCAAAAAGAAGCTCAGCAGCAAGTTGAGCAACAAGACAAAAATTCTTAA